ATCTATGCCCTATTCTGATATAAAAATGCCTGTTTTTAAGGCGAACGCAGCGACCTAGGGTCTAAACCTCCGCCCGGAGGGTGGTGGAGGAGATTACAGTCCAAAGCATCTAGAACCTAGTCCAAGAAGACGGATCATACCTACTCGTCAGGTTGACTCAAACCCTTAACACTATACGGATAGTGTCCAAAAGGCGTACGTTGGTTTTGGTCCTCTTCTTTGCAACCTTACTGAAATGAGAAGGGGTGGGCTGTAGAAAAAGGTTACGCCTTTAATCAAACATCAGTTGAAATCTCAGCTACTACTGAATCCTTCTATATCCCCTCTATTATCGTTGCAGAACTGCGACGCAACCATCAGACATCATATAAGACACCATATATTGCACGGAATCCAATTTTTCTGAGAGAGCAAGTCTTGTTTTAAATATTCATCGCAAAGACGCGACCCACTCTGCAGCATCCTTCAAATCAGCAGCAACATAATCAGGCTTGGCCTGCCCGTCTCCGCCCCCTTTTCCTGTGTTTACGAGAATAGTGATGCACCCAGCAGACTTCCCAGTCTCGACATCCTGCACCTTGTCTCCAATCATGACACTCTTCTCTAGCTCAATATCGGGGTACTGTTCCAGAGCCTTGCTGATCATCCCTATCTTTGGCTTTCTGCAGCCGCATTCAATAGCATATTCTGTTACCTTGCCTCCAGGAAAATGCGGGCAATAATACACCCCATCAATCTTGATGTCCTCTGCCCCCAGCCTCCGGACTAACTCATCATTAAACCTCTGAGTCTGCTCCTCGGTATGGACGCCCCGAGCAATGCCTGACTGGTTGGTGATGATAATAAGGCGGTATCCCAAGTCCTGAAACATCCGAATCCCTTCAACAGCATTTCTCTCAAACTCCAGATCTTGAATCTTACTCACATATCCAAAATCCTTGTTTATCGTTCCATCCCTATCAAGAAATACCGCTCTGCTCATTTTGATGTTCGACCGCCATGTCCGCCATATACTTTACAGATCTTCGCAATAATCTCCGTTGTAGACAATCCTTCTTTCAACTTCACAATATGCAGCCTCCCCCCGTTCTTCTTAACAGCCCCGGCCTCGATGCAGTTCTCCCCATACTCGCTTCCATTCACATGCACATCGGGCTTCACCATGGTCACAAGAGGAACCGCAATCTCTGGCTCATCCATGATCACAACATAATCAACATACCGGATGGCAGCAAGCATCTCCGCCCGGTACTCCTGAGGTATGATTGGCCTATCCTTCGACTTGTATTGCTTCACAGAAGCATCAGAGTTCAGCCCAACAATCAACACATCTCCCTGCTCCTTTGCTTCCTTCAGCAGCTGAAGATGGCCGGCATGCAGGAGGTCAAAACTTCCATTTGTCGTGACAATCCTCTTGCCCTCTTTTCTCAAGCGGTCTGCAAGGGAAATCAGCCCCTCCGTCTGGATGATCCTTTGTTCTGGCCTGTCTTTGATTTCCTGCATTTTATCCATGAATCTCTATGAATCCATCTCTTTTTAATAATGTTTCTACATGCTTCAAC
The DNA window shown above is from Candidatus Nanoarchaeia archaeon and carries:
- a CDS encoding adenylyltransferase/cytidyltransferase family protein, whose amino-acid sequence is MDKMQEIKDRPEQRIIQTEGLISLADRLRKEGKRIVTTNGSFDLLHAGHLQLLKEAKEQGDVLIVGLNSDASVKQYKSKDRPIIPQEYRAEMLAAIRYVDYVVIMDEPEIAVPLVTMVKPDVHVNGSEYGENCIEAGAVKKNGGRLHIVKLKEGLSTTEIIAKICKVYGGHGGRTSK
- a CDS encoding HAD family hydrolase; translated protein: MSRAVFLDRDGTINKDFGYVSKIQDLEFERNAVEGIRMFQDLGYRLIIITNQSGIARGVHTEEQTQRFNDELVRRLGAEDIKIDGVYYCPHFPGGKVTEYAIECGCRKPKIGMISKALEQYPDIELEKSVMIGDKVQDVETGKSAGCITILVNTGKGGGDGQAKPDYVAADLKDAAEWVASLR